A single window of Halobacterium jilantaiense DNA harbors:
- a CDS encoding type II toxin-antitoxin system VapC family toxin, with the protein MPATLLDTNVLFASASARDEYHEQSREIVREIDHGALPTAVVTNYVAAETLNLVGERLSPRAASGILDRLVEGAHFEVKHTPKTDFNAAQAIFRRYDELSFVDATIAAYMDRKDIDYLYSFDDDFDVLDGVTRLDTAENPYR; encoded by the coding sequence ATGCCGGCCACGCTCCTGGACACGAACGTTCTGTTCGCAAGCGCCAGCGCTCGGGACGAGTACCACGAACAGAGCCGGGAGATAGTCAGAGAGATCGACCACGGCGCGCTGCCGACGGCCGTCGTGACGAACTACGTCGCTGCAGAGACACTGAATCTTGTCGGCGAGAGACTCAGCCCCCGTGCTGCCAGCGGAATACTCGACCGTCTGGTTGAGGGCGCACACTTCGAGGTGAAACACACACCGAAGACGGACTTCAACGCCGCCCAGGCAATCTTTCGGCGCTACGACGAGCTTTCGTTCGTCGACGCGACCATCGCTGCGTACATGGACCGTAAAGACATCGACTACCTCTACTCGTTCGACGACGATTTCGACGTTCTCGATGGCGTCACCCGACTCGACACTGCCGAGAATCCGTACCGGTAG
- a CDS encoding AbrB/MazE/SpoVT family DNA-binding domain-containing protein, with translation MAAEETKVSDRGMVTIPAELRRQLDIEPGDKLRWTLNDEDNLSVEIVHQQEGVFDDFEPVDAGETNAVEAEDEFGGE, from the coding sequence ATGGCGGCCGAAGAGACGAAAGTCAGCGACCGTGGAATGGTGACGATTCCCGCCGAACTTCGGCGTCAGCTTGATATCGAGCCGGGAGACAAGCTCCGCTGGACACTGAACGACGAGGACAACCTCTCGGTAGAAATCGTCCACCAGCAGGAGGGCGTCTTCGATGACTTCGAACCCGTCGACGCTGGTGAGACGAACGCCGTCGAGGCCGAAGACGAGTTCGGGGGCGAGTGA
- a CDS encoding ICP22 family protein, whose protein sequence is MDNTKRAQAAWAVLLALLGLLAFGSGLLPSSPASPSPSPSGPGTGSGTGSGSGVGAGSSSGSGSGSGSGSGTGSESGSGSGSGSSSGSGDGWTLPDDNDEVDPGTDSPTDPTPEDRPGEETGPGLVEDEQDRFPSDDEENAEHNEEFFEGTEDFEDATTYGDSDEPVPEFDSIEDVQEYAARSSAPQSGAVDAGAANQPIHESGTGLFEYARENPTNAAVIVGGGAALAASGTGLVLSAAGYTTAVSTAQAASLAAVGVPASTYENADAELRELVDGEEDNSGSSSDEDEGSDDGPSSDPWEDSGGEQAPEQDDDWQPEDGGHSPGPSIDPGGGSDSGSSSDPWDDSGGEQAPEQGDDWQPEDGGHSPGPGIDPDDGSSDDGGSRNDDSGDDAEESDLPFTPEPDPSDGWMPGSGGHTTGVM, encoded by the coding sequence ATGGACAACACGAAGCGAGCGCAGGCGGCGTGGGCGGTGCTGCTGGCGCTGCTCGGCCTGCTGGCGTTCGGTAGCGGCCTGCTGCCGTCGTCACCGGCCTCCCCGAGTCCGTCTCCCAGCGGCCCGGGAACCGGGTCTGGCACCGGCAGCGGCTCGGGGGTCGGAGCTGGCTCCAGCAGCGGCTCCGGCTCGGGGAGCGGGTCTGGCTCTGGAACTGGTTCGGAGTCTGGGTCCGGGAGTGGTTCCGGCTCCAGCTCTGGCTCCGGTGACGGCTGGACGCTCCCTGACGATAACGACGAGGTCGACCCGGGGACAGACTCGCCGACGGACCCGACGCCGGAGGACCGGCCGGGCGAGGAGACTGGCCCGGGTCTCGTCGAGGACGAGCAGGACCGGTTCCCCAGCGACGACGAGGAGAACGCCGAACACAACGAGGAGTTCTTCGAGGGCACCGAGGACTTCGAGGACGCGACGACCTACGGCGACAGCGACGAGCCGGTCCCGGAGTTCGATTCTATCGAAGACGTCCAGGAGTACGCCGCGCGGTCGAGTGCGCCACAGAGTGGGGCGGTCGACGCTGGCGCTGCGAATCAGCCGATTCACGAGAGCGGCACCGGCCTCTTCGAGTACGCTCGCGAGAACCCGACGAACGCCGCTGTCATCGTCGGGGGTGGCGCTGCGCTGGCGGCCTCGGGGACGGGGCTGGTGCTCAGTGCGGCCGGCTACACGACCGCTGTCTCGACAGCGCAGGCCGCCAGCCTCGCAGCCGTCGGCGTGCCCGCCTCGACCTACGAGAACGCCGACGCGGAGCTCCGCGAGCTGGTCGACGGCGAAGAAGACAACTCCGGGAGTAGCAGCGACGAAGACGAAGGTAGCGACGACGGCCCCAGTAGTGACCCGTGGGAGGACTCTGGCGGCGAGCAGGCACCAGAGCAGGATGACGACTGGCAGCCCGAGGACGGCGGGCACTCTCCCGGACCCAGTATCGATCCCGGGGGCGGCAGCGACAGCGGGAGCAGCAGCGACCCCTGGGACGACTCGGGCGGCGAGCAGGCCCCGGAGCAGGGCGACGACTGGCAGCCCGAGGACGGCGGTCACTCGCCCGGTCCGGGGATCGACCCGGACGACGGCAGCAGCGACGATGGAGGCAGTCGCAACGACGACAGCGGCGACGATGCCGAGGAGTCTGACCTGCCGTTCACGCCGGAGCCGGACCCCAGCGACGGCTGGATGCCCGGGAGTGGCGGCCACACGACGGGGGTGATGTAG
- a CDS encoding ATP-binding protein, which translates to MNGLLAAKSGWGKSWYTQAWTEANAEEYDRLAVLDFKDEYRGLVKAGLAKHFIVGPREAEAFGVDEWAQFLEANPRVVLCRHNLDEETWREEVADPVAKANRRLAGSSLTVIDESHFVAPQRGSVPDGVKGLATTGRGEDASSLWVTQRLTEMDETVLAQMMFTILGGFTSSGDLSKVRSIIEYTADVHNPTLDAVGTLPDALLVDGDALPLRKFTDDTGDTVGSEWVFADESGHVERKDTRNVAMQSTHYGAQGQHLTDPEAT; encoded by the coding sequence GTGAACGGGCTGCTCGCGGCGAAGTCCGGCTGGGGGAAGTCGTGGTACACGCAGGCCTGGACGGAGGCGAACGCCGAGGAGTACGACCGGCTGGCCGTTCTCGACTTCAAAGACGAGTACCGCGGGCTCGTCAAGGCGGGGCTGGCGAAGCACTTCATCGTCGGCCCGCGAGAGGCCGAGGCGTTCGGCGTCGACGAGTGGGCGCAGTTCCTGGAGGCGAATCCGCGCGTCGTGCTCTGTCGGCACAATCTCGACGAGGAGACGTGGCGCGAGGAGGTCGCGGACCCCGTCGCGAAAGCGAACCGCCGACTCGCCGGGTCGTCGCTGACGGTCATCGACGAGTCGCACTTCGTCGCCCCACAACGTGGCAGCGTCCCCGACGGCGTGAAGGGGCTGGCAACGACCGGCCGCGGCGAAGACGCCAGCAGCCTCTGGGTCACGCAACGGCTGACCGAGATGGACGAAACCGTGCTGGCCCAGATGATGTTTACCATCCTCGGCGGATTCACGTCCTCGGGCGACCTCTCGAAGGTTCGCAGCATCATCGAGTACACCGCCGACGTCCACAACCCAACGCTTGACGCCGTCGGCACGCTCCCCGACGCGCTGCTCGTCGACGGCGACGCGCTGCCGCTCCGGAAGTTCACCGACGACACCGGCGACACCGTGGGTAGCGAGTGGGTGTTCGCCGACGAGAGCGGCCACGTCGAGCGCAAGGACACCAGAAACGTGGCGATGCAGAGCACGCACTACGGCGCGCAGGGCCAGCACCTCACCGACCCGGAGGCGACCTGA
- a CDS encoding ICP22 family protein yields MRFSVLYSSRIDDATQHHSGGRLTVPDPHWCPVEDCGFGVDERRSLGSVRSHINAETSEGHDWNALKPEVHDQEGESAEEQGEAAETSPSVGGESPPEGAATDGPESDEGESGGEQTEGGESSPSEATENGSEMATPDEYEQQHQQEATESSDDGGSEGESSGDSPPHDEQSGTADESGGIPAPSTRTLLLLVGVVAVAAVVYHVALKDGDSAATADVEAATASDDEDSDDGQTTADPEELWE; encoded by the coding sequence TTGCGCTTCTCTGTCCTCTATTCCTCGCGTATCGACGATGCAACTCAACACCACAGCGGAGGCCGTCTGACCGTGCCCGATCCACACTGGTGCCCGGTCGAGGACTGCGGGTTCGGCGTCGACGAGCGTCGGTCGCTCGGTTCGGTGCGCTCGCACATCAACGCCGAGACCAGCGAGGGCCACGACTGGAACGCCCTCAAGCCGGAGGTCCACGACCAAGAGGGGGAAAGCGCGGAAGAGCAGGGCGAAGCAGCCGAAACCTCGCCTTCAGTGGGGGGCGAATCGCCCCCTGAAGGCGCTGCTACTGACGGCCCCGAGAGCGACGAGGGAGAATCGGGCGGAGAGCAGACTGAAGGCGGCGAATCCTCGCCTTCAGAGGCGACCGAGAACGGCTCTGAGATGGCTACGCCAGACGAGTACGAGCAACAGCACCAGCAAGAGGCGACCGAGAGCAGCGACGACGGGGGCAGCGAAGGCGAGTCGTCGGGCGATTCGCCTCCCCACGACGAGCAATCGGGTACAGCCGACGAAAGCGGGGGCATTCCCGCTCCGAGCACCCGCACTCTCCTGCTGCTCGTCGGCGTCGTCGCGGTTGCCGCGGTCGTCTACCACGTCGCGCTGAAAGACGGCGACTCCGCCGCAACTGCGGACGTCGAGGCCGCCACGGCCAGCGACGACGAGGACAGCGACGACGGCCAGACCACGGCAGACCCGGAGGAGCTCTGGGAATGA
- a CDS encoding CAP domain-containing protein, whose product MAGRCTECGRYHHDGPPCENCGTMSFQPAEEVKACAECGAIHRDESPPCNECGAMGFRKVNPDSIDESGDDGDDGIPSPSQHSRRKVLYGLGIVGVLGAGGYVYLTSDDYPTMEAPGKADEASGIRFETVETEMRGLVNDERESQGLFTLSSAENVDAFAEYYNKMYVKQGGSNVRAVTSEEVDGKFNVSEYHAVSNHWETETSSRSIDGFDSASELARRTVDSWMSEARFRDPLLSTEFSEIGLDVHVGEDGDIFLLVVVD is encoded by the coding sequence ATGGCTGGTCGCTGCACTGAGTGCGGGCGGTACCACCACGACGGGCCACCCTGCGAGAACTGCGGGACGATGAGCTTCCAGCCCGCAGAAGAGGTCAAAGCGTGCGCCGAGTGTGGCGCAATTCACCGGGATGAGAGCCCGCCGTGCAACGAGTGTGGTGCGATGGGGTTCCGGAAGGTGAACCCGGACAGCATCGACGAGAGCGGTGACGATGGCGACGACGGGATTCCGTCACCGTCGCAGCACTCGCGGCGGAAGGTGCTCTACGGGCTGGGCATCGTCGGCGTACTCGGTGCTGGTGGCTACGTCTACCTCACCAGCGACGACTACCCGACAATGGAAGCTCCGGGCAAGGCTGACGAGGCCAGCGGCATCCGCTTCGAGACCGTCGAGACGGAGATGCGTGGGCTCGTCAACGACGAGCGGGAGAGTCAGGGTCTATTCACGCTCTCGTCAGCAGAGAACGTCGACGCCTTCGCCGAGTACTACAACAAGATGTACGTCAAGCAGGGCGGCAGCAACGTCAGGGCTGTAACCTCGGAGGAGGTAGACGGCAAATTCAACGTCTCCGAGTATCACGCCGTCTCGAACCACTGGGAGACAGAGACCTCGTCGCGGTCGATCGATGGCTTCGACTCCGCCAGCGAACTCGCCAGGCGGACTGTGGATAGCTGGATGAGCGAAGCCCGATTCCGGGATCCGCTGCTGAGCACGGAGTTCTCCGAGATCGGCCTCGATGTACACGTCGGCGAGGACGGCGACATCTTCCTACTCGTCGTCGTCGATTAG
- a CDS encoding metallophosphoesterase family protein, giving the protein MKIGVISDIHSNSIALEQVLEALSDRGVDEILCAGDLVGYGSQPNRVMRLLKIADVESVMGNHDEGVVNGTPPEFNVQAKRALDWNRRNIDSDYVELLDQLPLQIRKTIDGSEIFVVHGSPRNPLSEYIYESDLDRGFLEFSFKSPPEILVLGQTHTPFIKKIGDTLVINPGSVGQPRDGDPRASCAILDLAEMEAEILRVDYDQEAMAEDILEVLPKPLAERILYGE; this is encoded by the coding sequence ATGAAAATCGGCGTAATATCTGATATCCATTCGAATTCGATAGCTCTTGAGCAGGTACTGGAAGCTCTCTCCGATCGTGGTGTTGACGAAATCTTGTGCGCTGGGGATCTTGTCGGGTATGGCAGTCAACCCAATCGAGTGATGAGATTACTGAAAATTGCAGATGTTGAATCTGTAATGGGTAACCATGATGAGGGAGTTGTGAACGGAACGCCGCCAGAATTCAATGTACAGGCTAAGCGTGCCTTGGATTGGAACCGGCGAAATATCGATAGTGATTATGTAGAGTTGCTAGATCAACTTCCTCTTCAAATCCGGAAAACGATAGACGGGTCTGAAATCTTTGTTGTACATGGTTCACCCCGAAACCCACTCTCCGAATACATTTATGAATCAGATCTGGACCGAGGGTTCCTAGAATTTAGCTTTAAATCACCTCCTGAAATTTTGGTATTGGGGCAGACCCACACACCATTCATTAAGAAAATTGGGGACACTCTGGTGATAAATCCAGGAAGCGTAGGACAACCCCGTGATGGTGACCCTCGTGCCTCCTGCGCCATTCTTGATTTAGCTGAAATGGAGGCCGAAATACTCCGAGTAGATTACGACCAAGAGGCTATGGCTGAGGATATTCTTGAAGTACTGCCGAAACCTCTTGCAGAGCGTATCCTCTACGGTGAATAA
- a CDS encoding serine/threonine-protein kinase — protein sequence MSIQRISLDLVQEEFPDHNLTDHLDSGGQKDVFVGEWRGEEIVLKTVIVDSYEASRRAKREVEAMEKINSNTLVDLKQSFPATINDHELLVMVEEFVSGQTLREHLNNNGPSVNLGFDVAETLLTVLQEFNEKSMVHRDIKPENIMITPDGETKLLDVGIVRMLNEEGLTPTARSSAPGTTKYSAPEQLNNDKEKQDTRTDIFSTGIVMAECMTGNHPFNAVDLPVQEAIHTGEWLELEGELDMPISEHLGYFLDFMLSPNMNERFNNPEQALKQLTEIRDRI from the coding sequence ATGTCCATCCAGCGGATTTCTCTGGACCTCGTCCAAGAGGAGTTTCCAGATCATAACCTTACTGACCACCTCGATAGTGGTGGGCAAAAAGACGTTTTCGTAGGAGAGTGGCGAGGTGAAGAGATAGTTCTCAAAACTGTGATAGTGGATAGCTATGAAGCCTCGAGGCGGGCAAAGCGAGAAGTCGAGGCTATGGAAAAAATCAACTCAAATACTCTTGTCGACCTAAAGCAATCATTCCCTGCTACGATTAACGACCACGAACTTCTGGTGATGGTAGAGGAATTTGTATCTGGACAAACCCTTCGCGAGCACCTGAATAACAACGGCCCGAGCGTCAACTTAGGATTCGACGTTGCAGAGACGCTGCTAACCGTTCTGCAGGAGTTCAATGAGAAATCGATGGTACACCGTGATATCAAGCCAGAAAATATCATGATCACTCCTGATGGGGAGACTAAACTCTTGGACGTCGGGATCGTACGCATGTTGAATGAAGAAGGATTAACACCAACAGCTCGGTCATCTGCCCCAGGAACAACGAAATACTCTGCTCCTGAACAGCTGAATAACGACAAGGAGAAACAAGATACGAGAACGGATATATTCTCTACGGGCATCGTGATGGCCGAATGTATGACTGGAAACCACCCGTTCAATGCTGTTGACCTCCCTGTTCAAGAGGCAATACACACTGGCGAATGGTTAGAACTCGAGGGTGAACTGGATATGCCTATTTCAGAACACCTAGGTTACTTCTTAGACTTCATGCTCTCTCCAAATATGAATGAGCGGTTTAACAACCCTGAGCAGGCTCTAAAACAACTAACTGAAATTCGGGACCGGATTTAG
- a CDS encoding helix-turn-helix domain-containing protein yields MRRSGSWQSAPDDRILEIAAEDEDGIVKVGNLAKHDYVHVGQSQVSRRCSKLADHELLRNVGDGVYIITDEGRAYLEGEYDASSGQFVRDAGEDSSDEQAERSTNGA; encoded by the coding sequence ATGAGACGAAGCGGTAGTTGGCAGTCTGCACCAGATGACCGAATTCTGGAAATCGCAGCAGAAGACGAGGACGGTATCGTGAAAGTCGGGAACCTTGCGAAGCACGACTACGTCCATGTCGGCCAATCTCAGGTCTCTCGTCGATGCTCTAAACTAGCGGACCATGAGCTTCTCCGGAACGTCGGCGACGGCGTCTACATCATCACTGACGAGGGCCGCGCCTACCTCGAGGGTGAGTACGACGCGAGCTCCGGGCAGTTCGTCCGCGATGCGGGCGAGGACTCTTCCGACGAGCAGGCAGAGCGCAGTACGAACGGCGCGTAG
- a CDS encoding PadR family transcriptional regulator, which yields MTEASLADLSAFQRDVLWTLAKDGASKGLAVKDSLESYYAENVNHGRLYPNLDSLVDHGLVAKSQRDRRTNEYQLTDAGRAALADRLGWQDTEEVQP from the coding sequence ATGACTGAGGCCTCCCTCGCGGACCTCTCGGCGTTCCAGCGCGACGTGCTGTGGACGCTCGCGAAGGACGGCGCGAGCAAGGGGCTGGCCGTCAAGGACTCCCTCGAATCCTACTACGCCGAGAACGTCAATCACGGCCGGCTGTACCCGAACCTCGACTCGCTCGTCGACCACGGTCTCGTCGCCAAGAGCCAGCGCGACCGCCGCACCAACGAGTACCAGCTCACCGACGCCGGCCGCGCCGCGCTCGCCGACCGCCTCGGCTGGCAGGACACCGAGGAGGTGCAGCCATGA
- a CDS encoding tyrosine-type recombinase/integrase, with amino-acid sequence MKTFHYRLKLFVEWCEAEGIDAVSELGGWDFERYETYRRGHDLSPVTLRGEMQTLLNFVEYLERIEAVDEGTSDKIDPPATTREEESSDEKLAADEAHRLLDYYREHQHGTRRHVLLELFWHTGARMGAIRGLDRRDFDADDQYIAFVHRPDTGTTLKNKARGERLVSLSDTVTEAVQAYLRNPNRWDKRDEYGREPLVTSRQGRLSTNTTRRVCYEMTLPCTYGDCPHGKDPRACDWTNPNKASKCPSSRSPHRIRTGSITWQLNCGLPPAVVSERVNASPEVLRDHYDKAAEREEMEERRRSFNNRLTFEEDD; translated from the coding sequence ATGAAGACGTTCCACTATCGGCTGAAGCTCTTCGTCGAGTGGTGCGAGGCCGAGGGCATCGACGCGGTCTCCGAGCTGGGCGGCTGGGACTTCGAACGCTACGAGACCTACCGCCGCGGCCACGACCTCTCGCCGGTGACGCTCCGCGGCGAGATGCAGACGCTCCTGAACTTCGTGGAGTACCTGGAGCGCATCGAGGCCGTCGACGAGGGCACCAGCGACAAGATCGACCCGCCGGCGACGACGCGCGAGGAGGAGTCCAGCGACGAGAAGCTGGCCGCCGACGAGGCCCACCGGCTGCTGGACTACTACCGCGAGCACCAGCACGGCACGCGCCGCCACGTCCTGCTCGAACTGTTCTGGCACACCGGCGCGCGGATGGGCGCGATTCGTGGCCTCGACCGCCGCGACTTCGACGCCGACGACCAGTACATCGCGTTCGTCCACCGGCCGGATACCGGAACGACGCTGAAGAACAAGGCCCGCGGCGAGCGCCTCGTCTCGCTCTCCGACACCGTCACCGAGGCCGTTCAGGCGTACCTGCGGAATCCGAACCGCTGGGACAAGCGCGACGAGTACGGCCGCGAGCCGCTCGTCACGAGCCGGCAGGGACGCCTCTCGACGAACACCACGCGGCGCGTCTGCTACGAGATGACGCTGCCCTGCACGTACGGCGACTGCCCGCACGGGAAGGACCCGCGGGCCTGCGACTGGACGAACCCGAACAAAGCGAGCAAGTGTCCGTCCTCTCGGAGCCCGCACCGCATCCGCACCGGCTCGATCACGTGGCAGCTCAACTGCGGGCTGCCGCCCGCGGTGGTCTCGGAGCGCGTGAACGCCAGCCCCGAGGTGCTTCGAGACCACTACGACAAGGCCGCAGAGCGCGAGGAGATGGAAGAACGCCGTCGGTCGTTCAACAACCGACTCACCTTCGAGGAAGATGACTGA